The genomic DNA CATGCAGATCAACAAACCTTTTTTGGCGTATGATCGCGCAGATAAAAAAGTCAAAGAACTCTCAAGTATGAAGCTGACCAATGAAGACGTCAAAGACTTTATTGAGAAGTTTGTTGAACAGCGCTACACTTGGAAAGAGTTTGATCCAAAAAAGATCACCTATGCGCTTAAGCCCTATGCCACCAAGACTTTTTTAAAAGGTCTTTCAGATCTTTTAGGAAACAAAAAGGCCAAGAACAAACCGGGCGAATCCATTGAGCAGTATGTCACAAGAATCAAACCGATTTTAACCAATACTGATTCTTTTGCCATCTTTGATCGGATCTTACGTATCAATGATATCCCCATCATTGTCCCAGTTCAAATTAAGCTTGGGATTATTAAAGGCCGTAAAACGTCTTTTAATCCCATGGGTTTGTATGTTAATTCATTAATCGAGTTTGAGAATTGATTCGCTATCTATTGGCGGGTCTATTTTTAATTAACATAACAAACAGTCAAGCAGATGTCATACGACATCTGCAGGCTTCTCAGCATACGCTAAAACCTATTTATCTTAAAGTAGGCAAAGCGACCATCTTGCGCTTTACTCAAGCGCCATCTCATATTGTTCTGGGCAATCCAGCACATTTTGAGACGCAGTTTCTGGGTAATGACTTGATCATTCGCCCCAAGAATGAAGGCAAGAGCAATCTCTTTGTGTACAATGATACGGGTACCTTAAGCTTTATTTTAAGGGTTGAACGTGACGGGCTAAACTTTGATGACTTGGTTTATATCAATGCATCCAAGTCTAAAAAAACACGTAAAGCACACACCAAAAAGTTTAATCGGCATCTGTATTTAGGCAAACGTTTGATCTTTAAAATTGATTCTATCGCCTTTGATCCCAACTCAAAGGTCCACAGAATCAACTTTAAAGTCAAAAACCTAAAAAGCAAAAAGCTTAAGTCTAAGCATATTAAAGCTAGGTTTAGACTCTTTAACCGTGTCTTTAAAGTTAAGCATAAACTAGATATCAACAAAGAACGCTTGAGCAAACATCAGGTAGTTTCTGGTCGATTAAGGCTAAAGCTTAAAGACAGGAAAAGCTTTACGCTTGTCATTCAATACAAACATTTAAACACATCCATCATCATTCCAGGGAGGTTTTTATGAACAGTAGTACTGTTAGTAAAAAAGGGTTCAAGGCTTGGTTAACCAAAGAAGATGGCGCAAAGACGGTGATCCATGTCAGAAATTTTGGCATTGGATTATGCTCATTGATGCTTGTGGTGTCTTTGGTCTCTATCTACTTTAGAAAGTCCAAAAACAAAGTGATTCGTCAAAGCAATGTCATGCTGATTGAATCTGTTCCAGAAGATACAGTTGCAGCGGTTGTTTCTGAAGAAAATATAATGGGGATTTCACCTAAACCTGTTAGACAAAGACCAAGGCGAAGTAAAAGAAAGCCAGCAAAGCGCAGGCGTTTGTATGACTATGGTGGTCCCATGGTGATTCAAAACACCAATCACCATAAAATACCACCCAGAGGTATCCGTATGCAAGGTACACTCATGCATCAAATTGATACAAGAATGCCTTCAGCTGTAGAAGTGCTTTTGACTTCTGGCATCCACTACAAGGAAAAAGAGTACTTCCCTCAAGGCACCATTGTCTTAGGCAGTTTCTCTTATCCAGGTTCTGGAAGTCAGGTCTACCTTAAAATGGATAAAGCCATTAAACCTGATGGCAGTATTCATCAAGTCAATATACGGGCACTTAATTTAAAAAACAAGCAGCTGGGCATTGCAGGCAAACGCAAAAGACAACATGGCAAACGTCTTTTATCCACCCTTGGAACTACCATGGTGGGTACCACCAGCGACGTCTTAACCCAGCGTGAAGCCTTAAATCAATTTGGTGAAGCCACCATCAAAGCAAGCTTAGGTAATGCAGCACTGCAAAGTGTGTATCGCATGGCTGAACTTGAAACCCAAAGAAACTTAAACGAATTTGCTCAAAACAAAGAGTACGTCATTGTCCCACAAGACACCGTCCTTTGGATTGAGCTTTTACCCAAAAGATAGGAGAAGCATTATGGAAAAACACAAAAACGATTTTGACTCTATGGGAGAGATTTTAATCTTCATAGGCACCATCATCAACATTATTTTTACTGGAATCTGGAGAGGAATCAAAAACTTTCCAGCCAATCACATACTAACGTATGCCTTTATAGCCTTAGGTATTGGTTTAGCTCACTTTTTATCTGGGAGTAAGCAACATTTATTAACCTTTACTGCTTGGACTGGGTTTATAGGCAAGTTTATAGATCCATGGGCCTACATGATCTTTGATTCACACAGGATCTATTACTATTTAGGTCTGCTCAGTGTGTACATGGTTATCATGTTGTTCTTCATTGGTGGGCACTTTGTCCTGCAGCAAAAAAGCATTCAAAATAAGCTCGATAGACTCAGCCTAAAGAATGGCTCAGGAGCTAAAGCACAAGTCAAAAGCTATCACAAGCTCAACTCCATGCAATCGAAGATGCATGTCTTTGCTCCAGGCTTAAGCTTAAATGACTTTGAAAGCAAAAAAGATCAGCTTGCTTCTGCCATGCAAGTAGCCGTAGAAGATATACAGCAAAGTCATAAGCATGGCTATGTAGATATCTACTTATCCAAGAAGCCTATGCCGCAAAAGTGTAATTATTCAGACATCATCTTACCTTCTGAGTATACATTTAAATTGGGAGCATGTCGTGAAGGGAGTTTTACTCAGGACATAACTAAGCTTCCTCATATGCTCATAGCAGGAACCACTGGTGGTGGTAAATCCATGTTCTTTAGGCAAGCCTTGCTTGGTTTGTTGGAAAGTTCAAAGAACATTCAGCTCCACTTAATCGATTTAAAAAATGGTGTTGAAATGAGTGACTTTGGTATTTTGCCCAATGTTCACATTGCCAAAAACAATCAAGAAGCCAGTAAGCTCATCAAAAAAATACACGATGAAATGCAATCACGTTTTAACCTCATTGCCAAAATCGGTAAGAAGTTTATCGTTCCAGAACGGGATGAACTTGATCGCATTGTTGTCGGTATTGATGAAGCCAGTGTCTTATTTGCTAAGCCGCAAAGTGCCCCTGCCGCTGTTAAAGCACAAACGGATTCTACCCGGCATCTTGTCAATGAAATAGCCAAGCTAGGTCGTGCTGCGGGTATTCATTTGGTTATGGCAACTCAAAAAGTAACCAAAGAAACCATTGATACACATATCCAAGACAACGTTGAAGGTCGCATGATCTTTAGAATGCAAACCTTTCATGGGTCTAGCAATGTCCTTGGAACCAATGCTGCTAATAAACTCCCTAACATTCCAGGGAGAGGTATTTGGAAATGTGGTCCTAAAGAGTTGGAGCTGCAGGCACCATTTATCTCTGAACAAGAGTTTGATTATCGCCTTAAACAAATCAAAGGCGAGTTTGAACTTGGCAATAGGAAAAACCAACAAGAAAATATGTCTACAAGAAAAGTAGTCCATTCAAAGGCCAATGGCGGCTATAAAAAATCGAAGGAAGGAGAAAAAAATGACCATAGCTAAAGCCAATAAAATTGTTACACCCAGAGATATTGCCATCTTTCAATATCTTTATGAAAATAGAGTCGCAACCGTCCAGCAAATCAATCGTGATGTTTTTGGATACAAAGCCAAAAGTGTCGTTTGTAAAAGGCTTGACAAGCTCAACAATGGTGGCTGGATTAAACGAGGTTTTGCCTTGTTTGGCAGCAGGACCCGTCACACTTATTCTATTACTGAGGAGACGTTTCAGCGTATCATAAAAAACGATGTATTTGATTATACCTATACTCAAATACAGAGTGACTCAAAAACGCATGACATTACCTTAGTTGATATAAAGCATAGCTTAACTCAACTTAAAACGGTCACCGATTATAAAACTGAAAACATCGTTTTACAGAATAAAAAATCAGATGCAATGTCTTATGTAAACCTGTCTTACCACATAAGAAGTGATGCTCTTATGACGGTAACCCTTAATCAGAATAGCGACTTTGTTTTTCCAATTGAGTACGAATCAATCAACAAAAAGGAAAAACGTTATGCCAGCAAAGCTGCCCAGTATTATGCAGCAGCTGAATACAATATTGTCTTATACATTTATTCTGATCCACAAATTTACAAAAACCTGACTCAAGCTGAACAAAGTATTGTCCAAGATGAACAATACCGTTTTTACTTTTGTAAAACCAACGATGTCATAAACCACTCTGGTTCTGTGACATTTACCAATCAGAAAGGAGAAACAATTATGATTGATTAAGTCAATTTTACTAGAGACCTAGTGTTAGAAACAAACTAGAGACCATGTTTGTAGAGCGTAGCTAGGGTGAAAACTTTAAGGTACTGAATTAACTTGTTTTTTAAACGCTAAAAATCAAGAGAAGTTAGGTCAGTTCCTAATATGAACAAACTTATACAATAAACTAAAAGGAAATAAAAACATGAAACAAAAAATGAAAAATGTTCGTTTAAATATAGATGAACAAGCCAATAAAACAGTAGAATTAATGTTAGATCATTTAAAGAATAATAATGATTACATTAAAATAAATGCATCTAAATTGACCTCATGGATCATACAAAGATTCTATGACAATTCATTTAAGAGAGAAAAAAGTAGAATTATTTCTGATCATTTTCAGAAGGTTGATTACTTTAAGTCTATCTTAAATGATATGGATGAATCTCTTGATCCTGAAGCCATGTTAAAAATGATGCAGAAAAAGATAAAATATGCTCAACAAAATGTGGTTTTATCAGAATCTAAATCATCAAGTAGTATGAAACCTGTAGTAGCAAATGTTTCATCAAACTCTGAGGTGCAAGCTTGAATCCAAGCATCTTGGCGGGTTCACATTTAAATCAAAAAGAAACATTAAAAGATCATTCAGAGTATGATATACAAGGACATAAGAGGCAGGATGCTTCTGTGTTCATTGACAAGAGAATAGATGATTTGTTGACTGTAGATGAATTGGCTTTGTTGCTTAAATGCAGCAAAGGTACCATTCGTAACTGGGTCTATCAAGGTAAAATCCCTGTGGTACGCCCTGCTCCAAGAATGGTCCGATTCAACATACATGTAATTCAAAGGTGGTTATCGGAAAGGAGCTTTTATGGCTACTAAAGATAAACAACCAAAAAGAAAATGGGTTAAAGTCGAAAAATGCGTTGGCATTTTTAAGATTTTAATCTGGGATGAAACTAAGAAAGACTATATCGACCTTAAGTCTTCTGATCCACATCTAAGAGCTAGAAAATACAAAGCTATCAAAAATGTAAAAG from Oligoflexia bacterium includes the following:
- a CDS encoding helix-turn-helix domain-containing protein is translated as MNPSILAGSHLNQKETLKDHSEYDIQGHKRQDASVFIDKRIDDLLTVDELALLLKCSKGTIRNWVYQGKIPVVRPAPRMVRFNIHVIQRWLSERSFYGY
- a CDS encoding pilus assembly protein N-terminal domain-containing protein encodes the protein MIRYLLAGLFLINITNSQADVIRHLQASQHTLKPIYLKVGKATILRFTQAPSHIVLGNPAHFETQFLGNDLIIRPKNEGKSNLFVYNDTGTLSFILRVERDGLNFDDLVYINASKSKKTRKAHTKKFNRHLYLGKRLIFKIDSIAFDPNSKVHRINFKVKNLKSKKLKSKHIKARFRLFNRVFKVKHKLDINKERLSKHQVVSGRLRLKLKDRKSFTLVIQYKHLNTSIIIPGRFL
- a CDS encoding TrbI/VirB10 family protein → MNSSTVSKKGFKAWLTKEDGAKTVIHVRNFGIGLCSLMLVVSLVSIYFRKSKNKVIRQSNVMLIESVPEDTVAAVVSEENIMGISPKPVRQRPRRSKRKPAKRRRLYDYGGPMVIQNTNHHKIPPRGIRMQGTLMHQIDTRMPSAVEVLLTSGIHYKEKEYFPQGTIVLGSFSYPGSGSQVYLKMDKAIKPDGSIHQVNIRALNLKNKQLGIAGKRKRQHGKRLLSTLGTTMVGTTSDVLTQREALNQFGEATIKASLGNAALQSVYRMAELETQRNLNEFAQNKEYVIVPQDTVLWIELLPKR
- a CDS encoding FtsK/SpoIIIE domain-containing protein, producing MEKHKNDFDSMGEILIFIGTIINIIFTGIWRGIKNFPANHILTYAFIALGIGLAHFLSGSKQHLLTFTAWTGFIGKFIDPWAYMIFDSHRIYYYLGLLSVYMVIMLFFIGGHFVLQQKSIQNKLDRLSLKNGSGAKAQVKSYHKLNSMQSKMHVFAPGLSLNDFESKKDQLASAMQVAVEDIQQSHKHGYVDIYLSKKPMPQKCNYSDIILPSEYTFKLGACREGSFTQDITKLPHMLIAGTTGGGKSMFFRQALLGLLESSKNIQLHLIDLKNGVEMSDFGILPNVHIAKNNQEASKLIKKIHDEMQSRFNLIAKIGKKFIVPERDELDRIVVGIDEASVLFAKPQSAPAAVKAQTDSTRHLVNEIAKLGRAAGIHLVMATQKVTKETIDTHIQDNVEGRMIFRMQTFHGSSNVLGTNAANKLPNIPGRGIWKCGPKELELQAPFISEQEFDYRLKQIKGEFELGNRKNQQENMSTRKVVHSKANGGYKKSKEGEKNDHS